TCCGAGCGTGTTGGTTGGACTAATACCAAGTTACAACGGGTTGAACGTCGTCTTGGTACTGACCGTAATCGTAGAAGATAAGTTAACTTATCTGCTCCCTTGATTGCAGCCAATAGGGAATTTATCAAGGGAGTTATCTATATAAATATATCTAGAGCTAATTCCGACCAAAGTCATAAAATTGCAGATTGCCGAGGGCAGATTGTAGATTGATGCAAAGGCTTGTTTTTATTCAATCTACAATCTGCAACCTTCATTCTCCAATCTTTGGTGAGCAGTTATAGCTAGACCGTAGTAAATTAATCAAAGTTGAAGCTAGGAGTATATTTTGAGGCATAGCCTGAACAGTCAGTTCCAAAACTGGGGACTGATTTTAGCTGCTAACCAACTATGTGCTGTGTTATTGATGTGGAATTTCCAGTTGATTTCAAGTCTTCTCTACTGAGATTAGGTCTGATACAGGTAGAAAAACCACAGTCTTATCAGTCAAATTATTGCACCTAGCTCTAGAGTCTAGAGTCAAGCTCTGTACTAGGAACTGGGCTGAGTCTCCCTCAACTGTCACTACACATCCAATTAGTTGTTCTGCAAGAGATTTAGGCTGGTGTGGTGTTGGATCTCCTAGCTGATTTTTAGTATTAAAAGGCATACCAGATCCAACCATATCTCCAGTATCAGCAAGTCTTTCGCGTCGTGTGGCACGTCGATGTAAAGTAGACATCAGGCTATGCCAAACCTCAGTATCAAGTCGGTAGACCTTAATTTTTTGCTTCTCAAAACCCGGCTCAAATCTTGACCAACGGAATGCCATTTTGATGCCTAACTGGGAGAGCAGCTGATGTACAACCTGCGTATCACTCATTTTGTCGCTGATGGTGCGGTTGAGATGCAGGTTAATTTCAGGGGCATATTGCCGAATTTTATCAGCGTAGGGTTTAAGGTCAGCTTTCGTCCATTCTTTATTGGGGTCTAAAAAATCGTTTAACCCTAATACTTCTCGGATTTTTCGCCGCAGTGCTGTACCGGAAATATCCCAGGGGCAAACACCTTGATTCCAATTTGATTGTTTTTCTAATGATTTAGCTGTTCTATCCAGGGCTAAATCTGGGTTTAATTGTGCCTCTAAGTTAAGTAATTCTCCCCGGCGTTGGCCGTTTTTATCCCAAAGTACATCGTCTATGGTTAACTCGTCTAAACAGTAAAAGTCTTTGAGATAGAATTTGGTTACTGCGAGTGCATCTTCTGGGGAAACGCTTTCTTGCGATTCCAAAAGTGCCACTTCTGCATAAGTTAAATCGGCGGCGGCTACTATCGCTTGTGCTTCAGTTATCTGAATTTCTTCTTTAGCTTCCTTTAACAATACGTTGACTGATAACTGGGATTGTTGGTAATCAATTTTGATATGATGTCCTTCGTGTTTGAGGCGAATTAATAGTGCATCCCTCAAATTCATCATCGAATAATTCTGCTCGGCACTAATCCGGGCATAGAGATTAACATGGGGGTTATCGTGCCAGTTGTAGTTAGCAATTTCTTCAACCATGTCAGGTCTGAGGTTGGAGCGAATTAAGCTAACGGTGGCATCAGTTCTTTGTTGTAATTGGTTTTTAATTTCGAGATAATTGCTGGAACGAGAAACTTTACAGTAATTTGTACCACGTTCGTTACACCAAACCACACGCTCTACATTATCTCGTACCCGAATTAAGGATTGGGACATATCCGCGTCAGTAGATGATGCGCCAGTAAAAATCCCATAGACTTTGGCGATAAAATCTTTAAGTTCAATGCTGACTCCCGTGGCCATAGTGGGAGTGCAAATAATTACGTCATATAATCCTTGAGCAATTACAGGGTCGGGTGTTTTCATGAACCGTTTTTCCACGGTATTACCACTCGTTTCTGAGTTAATTAATAAAATGCGGATTCCTGGAATGGCTTTTTGCAGCAGTCGCGCTGTGGTCTTACTGGTGGCTTTACTATCGGTGGTGACATACAGTGTTTTACCAGTTTGTAGTTGACGGGCATCGGCAATTAAATTGTTGATAATTGCTGATTTATCTTTGGCTTGGATCAATGTGACATGGTAGGGTTCGGGTTGGTAATCATTGCGAATTAAGAAAATGGGGGTGTCATCTCCCCGCAGTTCTTTGATGTAATCTAGGGTCTGGTTGTTTAAATCAGCGTCAGCCACAATTATCCGGCGGGAGACTCTAATTAATTCGGCAAATCTGGCTAGTAATGCGGGGCGTTTGCCATTGCGATCGCAAGTGCTAGAGGTGAGTAAGTGACGCACTACCTGAACAATTTCATCAATGATTAAGTCACAGCCTGCAAATTTTTGGGGGTCAATGGCTAATAGGGAATCAACACAGAAACCGATTCTTAGGGTGTAAGCTGCGCCTTTGATAAAATTGCCGTTGAATTTATCTAAATCACCACGGTAATCTAAGTTAGCCCTGGCACATAAATTTTGTACGAGGGCAATTCTGTGACTGGCAGATAAGACTTTTTGAGATTTAGCTGTAGTTTTGGCGATAAATTTAGTTTTACCAGTCCCCTTGTTGGAGTCGATGCCAATAATTCCCTGTTGGGGTAAATCTTTGATTTCTAGGGTGGATAGGTCAGCTGTAGTGAGTTGTAAGGCGGGTTCGTAAGTTAAACGATTTTCTAAGCGTTGCCACAGTTGCCAGTGTGCTAGGGGTAGGGCTTGATTTAAGGCTGTC
The genomic region above belongs to Nostoc sp. CENA543 and contains:
- a CDS encoding plasmid replication protein, CyRepA1 family: MKNLSSVLPSAQNLLPVESIEEFTSRIETEFIAGSGISPALYTENIRIISDLEINAGGDVATPIHDALNWKYTRFGHQAKPTLHAALLHNENGSPWQAKLSTPRTDPNKGKIQKYETPIGNGSRAYLPTINRETRRLIAQRYNVEVPPAGESFWQWLELHPEIPMIITEGGKKSLCLLSQGYVAIALYGINGGYRSKDSLGNPISPHLIPDIAKFAVKGRHITLAFDQDTNPATQKRVNAATYRFSRLLMKAGSRVNIAIWNGQKGLCKGVDDLIVNAGITAWETALNQALPLAHWQLWQRLENRLTYEPALQLTTADLSTLEIKDLPQQGIIGIDSNKGTGKTKFIAKTTAKSQKVLSASHRIALVQNLCARANLDYRGDLDKFNGNFIKGAAYTLRIGFCVDSLLAIDPQKFAGCDLIIDEIVQVVRHLLTSSTCDRNGKRPALLARFAELIRVSRRIIVADADLNNQTLDYIKELRGDDTPIFLIRNDYQPEPYHVTLIQAKDKSAIINNLIADARQLQTGKTLYVTTDSKATSKTTARLLQKAIPGIRILLINSETSGNTVEKRFMKTPDPVIAQGLYDVIICTPTMATGVSIELKDFIAKVYGIFTGASSTDADMSQSLIRVRDNVERVVWCNERGTNYCKVSRSSNYLEIKNQLQQRTDATVSLIRSNLRPDMVEEIANYNWHDNPHVNLYARISAEQNYSMMNLRDALLIRLKHEGHHIKIDYQQSQLSVNVLLKEAKEEIQITEAQAIVAAADLTYAEVALLESQESVSPEDALAVTKFYLKDFYCLDELTIDDVLWDKNGQRRGELLNLEAQLNPDLALDRTAKSLEKQSNWNQGVCPWDISGTALRRKIREVLGLNDFLDPNKEWTKADLKPYADKIRQYAPEINLHLNRTISDKMSDTQVVHQLLSQLGIKMAFRWSRFEPGFEKQKIKVYRLDTEVWHSLMSTLHRRATRRERLADTGDMVGSGMPFNTKNQLGDPTPHQPKSLAEQLIGCVVTVEGDSAQFLVQSLTLDSRARCNNLTDKTVVFLPVSDLISVEKT